In Zea mays cultivar B73 chromosome 7, Zm-B73-REFERENCE-NAM-5.0, whole genome shotgun sequence, the following proteins share a genomic window:
- the LOC103633894 gene encoding uncharacterized protein — protein sequence MQPPAVPSPDLAVQAAGELSSSLPPGEVVGSDTGVALNPSPLVDAALTIDDVDNSWLEAPPACPEDRGTVNFQLTVFDPVQVFDFEGIGPDLRWDEEGPQHVPSELAMYSKLGFAAEDERENKEREEASNHCGDSNNPNEFGVDSSSSMPCVDFLPNESRVLYDSNHPVMAVGCMYPSMAEFRLAMRQYAIEKEFELGIEASTPKKYRGFCRGGDCPWSIHARIERDGSPTIIVTVMNDHHTCTSSGRRRTSTPTSAWVAAKALPILAKKPHTGAKDLQTFLQDTYKCTISYDTVWYGKEKALKQLFGTWEESFQLLFSWKEAVLQRSPDSVIEIDVRVEDGRVYFSRFFCALGPCISGFLHGCRPYLSVDSTALNGRWNGHLPSATAVDGHNWMFPVAYGFFESETEDNWHWFLLQLRKAIGDLPNLALCSDACKGLTNAMKDVFPEAEKRECFRHLMNNYVKQYAGSEYMYPAARAYKAEVYDMYIANVRSNPDIAAWLDRFHSLLWYRSAFNPTIKCDYVTNNIAEVFNNWIKDYKDLPVCDLADKIRIMIMQLFYKRRRIGRRLEGKILPSIIAQLNARTRGLGHLEVIKGDDYVAEVRDNGDCFSRYVVKAHLRECSCKEWQHTGKPCHHALCLITAQQYRNVMMEEFVDDYYSVDMFRKAYDRLVEPIESKLFWPKVDFAKEVGAPLGKRGVGRQRKTRFKSCLEGGSSKKKPANESEKAKKIIRGKFKCPNCGELGHRKTSYKCPLNGTKKRKRKPRKNSTKKWFPKEPAEASSSQPEVGDSGRHQIVCIDVPQETVGTTPQKRVRRAVKKLTPKKKMNAG from the exons ATGCAACCTCCGGCagtcccctcgccggacctcgcaGTCCAAGCAGCCGGCGAATTATCCTCGTCGTTGCCTCCAGGCGAGGTCGTTGGCAGCGACACAGGGGTGGCCCTCAATCCGTCGCCGTTGGTCGATGCTGCTCTGACGATCGACGACGTTGATAACTCTTGGTTGGAGGCACCACCAGCTTGTCCTGAAGATCGG GGCACTGTCAATTTTCAGTTAACAGTGTTTGACCCAGTGCAAGTATTTGATTTTGAGGGTATTGGACCTGATCTTCGATGGGATGAAGAAGGGCCTCAACATGTACCCAGTGAGTTAGCTATGTATTCGAAACTTGGATTTGCGGCTGAAGATGAACGAGAAAACAAAGAGAGAGAGGAGGCTTCTAATCATTGTGGTGATTCAAATAATCCAAATGAGTTTGGAGTTGATTCTTCATCCTCCATGCCCTGTGTTGATTTTTTGCCAAACGAGAGTAGAGTTTTGTATGATTCTAACCATCCAGTCATGGCGGTTGGCTGCATGTATCCATCTATGGCTGAATTCAGACTTGCTATGAGACAGTATGCCATAGAAAAAGAGTTTGAGTTAGGCATTGAGGCTAGTACCCCGAAGAAATACAGAGGATTTTGTCGAGGTGGTGATTGTCCTTGGAGCATACATGCAAGAATTGAGAGGGATGGGTCACCTACCATAATT GTGACTGTGATGAATGATCATCACACTTGCACTTCTAGTGGCCGGAGGAGGACAAGCACACCAACCAGTGCTTGGGTTGCTGCTAAAGCTTTACCTATCCTTGCGAAGAAACCACACACAGGTGCAAAGGATTTACAGACTTTCCTTCAAGATACGTACAAGTGCACCATTTCTTATGATACAGTTTGGTATGGAAAAGAGAAAGCCTTGAAGCAGTTGTTTGGGACTTGGGAAGAGAGTTTCCAACTTCTATTCTCTTGGAAGGAGGCTGTATTGCAGAGGTCACCTGATAGTGTCATTGAAATTGATGTACGTGTTGAGGATGGCAGAGTTTATTTTAGTAGGTTCTTCTGTGCACTTGGCCCTTGTATTAGTGGTTTCTTACATGGATGCAGACCTTACTTGAGTGTTGATTCGACAGCTTTGAATGGTAGATGGAATGGTCACCTACCATCTGCAACAGCCGTCGACGGCCACAACTGGATGTTCCCTGTTGCATATGGATTCTTTGAGTCCGAAACAGAGGACAACTGGCATTGGTTCCTTCTACAGTTACGCAAGGCCATCGGGGATTTACCTAACCTAGCATTGTGTTCTGATGCTTGCAAAGGGCTAACAAATGCAATGAAGGATGTTTTTCCAGAAGCTGAGAAAAGAGAGTGTTTCCGGCACCTAATGAACAATTATGTCAAGCAATATGCTGGATCCGAATACATGTACCCTGCTGCCAGGGCGTACAAGGCAGAAGTATATGACATGTACATTGCAAATGTCAGAAGCAATCCTGATATTGCTGCTTGGTTAGATAGGTTCCATTCCTTGTTGTGGTACCGAAGTGCATTCAACCCTACTATCAAATGCGACTATgtaacaaataacattgctgaggtgTTCAATAACTGGATAAAGGACTACAAGGACCTCCCTGTTTGTGACCTGGCTGACAAAATTAGGATAATGATCATGCAACTATTTTACAAGAGGAGGCGGATAGGAAGGAGGTTGGAGGGAAAGATTTTACCTTCTATCATAGCACAACTGAATGCAAGAACTAGAGGACTTGGACACTTGGAGGTCATAAAAGGCGATGACTATGTTGCAGAGGTGAGAGACAATGGTGATTGTTTTTCTAGATATGTGGTGAAGGCTCATCTTAGAGAATGTTCATGTAAGGAATGGCAACATACAGGGAAGCCCTGCCACCATGCATTATGTCTAATTACCGCACAGCAATATAGAAATGTAATGATGGAGGAGTTTGTCGACGATTACTACTCAGTTGACATGTTTAGGAAAGCTTATGACAGATTGGTGGAGCCAATTGAAAGCAAATTATTTTGGCCGAAGGTGGATTTTGCAAAGGAGGTTGGTGCTCCACTAGGCAAGAGAGGCGTGGGACGTCAAAGGAAAACTAGGTTCAAGAGTTGTCTAGAAGGTGGGAGTAGTAAAAAAAAGCCTGCAAACGAAAGTGAGAAAGCTAAGAAGATTATTCGAGGCAAATTCAAGTGCCCTAATTGTGGGGAGTTAGGGCATAGGAAGACTAGCTACAAATGCCCCCTAAATGGAACGAAGAAAAG GAAAAGGAAACCAAGAAAGAACTCAACAAAGAAATGGTTTCCTAAGGAGCCAGCTGAAGCTTCTTCGTCACAGCCTGAAGTAGGGGATTCTGGTCGACACCAAATTGTCTGCATTGATGTTCCACAAGAAACAGTTGGTACTACCCCACAGAAGAGAGTGAGGCGTGCTGTCAAAAAACTGACTCCAAAGAAGAAGATGAACGCTGGCTAG